CAATGTCGTTGTGTTTGGCCAGATAGCGACGGATACCGCGCCGGGCGATCGGTTCGTCATCGACGATGAGGACTCGCGTCTTCATGCGAACTCCGCAGTGGAATGGTGATGATGGCCTCACAGCCTCGACCGTCGCCCCTGATAAGTTCCAGCGACGACTCCTCCCCGTACAGCTGTTTCAACCGTGACTGGACATTGTTGAGTCCGACGCCGAATCGCAGACGCGATCCCGGTGCCGGACCAGGGCCATCATCGCGGACGCGGAGCGAAACTCTGCCATTGTTGCGTTGCGCAGCGATCTCTAGCCGGCCCGCGGCGGAATCGACGCTGAAGCCGTGCTTAATGGCATTCTCAACCAGAGGCTGAAGCGCCAGGCTCGGTACATAGATTCCGAGAAGGTCAGTCGGTACGTCGATGTCCACTTTCAACCGATCATGAAAGCGTGTCTGTTCGATCTCCAGATATTTGCCGACAAACTCGAGCTCGCTCTGCAAGGTGATCTCGTTCTCGCGCCGTTCGAGGGCAAGACGCAGCAAGTCGCCCAGGCTGACCAGCAGATGGCTCGCAGCCTCGACGTCTTCCTGCATCAGCTGTCCAATGGTGTGGAGACTGTTGAACAAAAAGTGCGGATGTAACTGGCTCTTAAGGTTCTCAAGTTCGGCATGGGAGAGCTGCATCTCCAGTTGCGCCGCTCGAGTCTGACGCTCCATAGCAGCCTGATAAAAGTGGAACGACTGATACAGCCCCACAACTAACCAGTATGTAAGCACGCCAGTGAAGCTCATCGACAGAACACTGGCTGTGAACGTCGGGGGAAGGGGCGGCGCACCAGGATCGGTTATGCGAAGAAGTAACCGCAGAAGTCCATGGCTCAGAAAATACGCGGTGACCGATCCCAGGGGAGCCATCATTAGCGACGTGACCGTATGGATCGCTATGTGAGGTACAAACCTCGGCCCCGTCAATGGCAACCGTTTTGCCAGAGCAATCACGAGCGGTGTGCACGCCGCCCATACATTCCAGTAGACGAGTTCGATCGCACCCACGATCACCCAGCTGACGTGCCCACCGCGAACCTTCGCAACCACGATCCCCTGCACCGTAAACAACAGTCCTACGATCGTCCACGCACACAGGATCAAAATCCATCTCGTCCGTCCCATATTTGCTGTGGCCTGCAGCACTGGATGTGTCAACCCTTCGGGTGTGTCAACCCTTCCGGCAAGGATTGTAGCGGAACCCTCGAAGAGGACATCACTGAGGACAGACCGCTTATCTCACTTCGGACACCGCACATCACTTTTCCTGCAAACAGTGGTTCTGCGCTCCATATCCTTCAGCGAGAGGAGCATCGCTAGAGGAGTTTCACATGAAGAAGATTTTGATTCAGCACGGAATTTGCACGCTTCTGGTCGCTCTGATGGTGCCGTTGGCGCAGGCGCAGCCGGCAGGAATGCAGGCCGCCTTCGGGAAAGATGCCGGAACTCTTTCCGACAAATTCACCGCACTCGCGCGCGTTATGTCGGGCAAGTATGACTGGAAGCCCGCCCAGGGCGTTCGTTCCGTCGGCGACGTGTTCAACCTGATTGTGAGGGAGAACAGCATGCTCGTCGGCGTGCTCTCGGGCACACCGAATCCGGGGGCAAAGGCCGCGCCGATCACCGATCCGGAAAAATTGCA
Above is a genomic segment from Terriglobales bacterium containing:
- a CDS encoding histidine kinase; amino-acid sequence: MGRTRWILILCAWTIVGLLFTVQGIVVAKVRGGHVSWVIVGAIELVYWNVWAACTPLVIALAKRLPLTGPRFVPHIAIHTVTSLMMAPLGSVTAYFLSHGLLRLLLRITDPGAPPLPPTFTASVLSMSFTGVLTYWLVVGLYQSFHFYQAAMERQTRAAQLEMQLSHAELENLKSQLHPHFLFNSLHTIGQLMQEDVEAASHLLVSLGDLLRLALERRENEITLQSELEFVGKYLEIEQTRFHDRLKVDIDVPTDLLGIYVPSLALQPLVENAIKHGFSVDSAAGRLEIAAQRNNGRVSLRVRDDGPGPAPGSRLRFGVGLNNVQSRLKQLYGEESSLELIRGDGRGCEAIITIPLRSSHEDASPHRR
- a CDS encoding DinB family protein; protein product: MKKILIQHGICTLLVALMVPLAQAQPAGMQAAFGKDAGTLSDKFTALARVMSGKYDWKPAQGVRSVGDVFNLIVRENSMLVGVLSGTPNPGAKAAPITDPEKLQEALKASYASLQKLITALSDNDLQASVKLFGRDMTLQAVLTLILDDQHEHLGQSIAYARSNGVVPPWSK